Proteins encoded together in one Amblyomma americanum isolate KBUSLIRL-KWMA chromosome 1, ASM5285725v1, whole genome shotgun sequence window:
- the LOC144112964 gene encoding uncharacterized protein LOC144112964 yields the protein MDCSQSLSETSALVRRAGEPAAVSGEPVSKGYVQSRLSQSLLLFQEDADGASPTGSTLNQACSHASGFIMVQSDHTYAGPSTEASASSLEPGTAGVAATLSASADLSPGAPFSSSPLSYEG from the exons atggactgttcacaatctctgagcgaaacttcggcattagtgcgccgggctggagaaccag ctgctgtctccggtgaacctgtttccaaggggtacgtccagagtcggttgtcccagtcgctgctactcttccaagaag atgcagatggtgccagccctactggttctacgctgaaccaagcttgttcccacgccagtggcttcataatggttcagt ctgaccacacatatgcaggaccaagcactgaagcaagcgcttcatctctggaacctggcacggcaggggtggccgcaacactgtcagcgagtgctgatctgtcaccaggagctccgttcagcagttcgcctctttcttatgaaggttag